The following are encoded together in the Streptomyces tsukubensis genome:
- a CDS encoding ATP-binding protein, which produces MHQRRGIGRFPASRDGAFTPWRGEKEVSGVTLVVAQEVPASSSMAVPHGPAGVGRARHRMRDQLRAGGVADAVIDDAVLILSELLSNAYRHGRPLRATSRDCGTAGEGVPGGDGDVRAAWRVGPRGRLTVEVTDGGGPTRPVPAKPSISAHGGRGLNIITALADEWGVRDDAPGEVTVWAVLGRGHRHEDFATRITASSLAAGPGPGDLGDHRATQFPEQFPGTLPGPFSDPYSGG; this is translated from the coding sequence GTGCATCAGCGGAGAGGGATTGGCCGGTTTCCGGCTTCGCGCGATGGGGCATTCACTCCCTGGCGTGGGGAGAAGGAGGTCTCGGGGGTGACGTTGGTGGTGGCACAGGAAGTGCCCGCGTCGTCGAGCATGGCCGTCCCTCATGGCCCTGCCGGCGTCGGCAGGGCGAGACACCGGATGCGTGATCAGTTGCGCGCCGGCGGTGTGGCGGACGCGGTCATCGACGATGCCGTGTTGATCCTTTCGGAGCTGCTCAGCAATGCGTACCGGCACGGCAGGCCGCTGCGCGCGACCAGCAGGGACTGCGGTACGGCCGGCGAAGGTGTGCCGGGCGGCGACGGGGATGTCAGAGCGGCCTGGCGGGTCGGGCCACGCGGCCGGCTGACGGTCGAGGTGACGGACGGCGGAGGTCCCACCCGGCCCGTTCCGGCCAAGCCGTCGATAAGCGCGCACGGAGGGCGTGGTCTGAACATCATCACCGCCCTGGCGGATGAGTGGGGCGTGCGCGACGACGCCCCCGGCGAGGTCACCGTCTGGGCCGTGCTCGGCCGCGGCCACCGGCACGAGGACTTCGCGACGCGCATCACAGCGTCCTCACTCGCGGCCGGACCCGGTCCGGGTGACCTCGGCGATCACCGCGCCACCCAGTTCCCCGAGCAGTTCCCCGGCACACTGCCCGGCCCCTTCTCCGACCCGTACTCGGGCGGCTGA
- a CDS encoding DUF5926 family protein, translated as MAKKRPQTKGPKGNKAQLSDGEIPVVGAREPCPCGSGRRYKACHGRAAAHAVTELVQRPFEGLPGEGDWVALRELVPAATVALHLKDGLPEGVPSVTLATVLPMAWPALRREDGSVLLGLQNDTPSGDISRDMADTLTRALTATPGNPVEARRAPADGPRLQDLLDPSGPFEPAVHTGFEFWVPETDGETAPDVAASLERANEAAIPTVRLTGVESAYWCETPDKNHLRWVMPHPEEALLDALARLHAAGESSLGEGTRLVGSFRAHGLTVPVWDLPTGVGADDIEKPAAAFAERLDAALASSATPLTADERRARGGLTNRQVTLN; from the coding sequence ATGGCCAAGAAGCGCCCACAGACCAAGGGCCCCAAGGGCAACAAGGCACAGCTCTCCGACGGCGAGATCCCTGTCGTCGGGGCCCGTGAACCCTGCCCGTGCGGTTCCGGCCGCCGTTACAAGGCCTGCCACGGCCGGGCTGCCGCCCACGCCGTCACCGAACTCGTCCAGCGCCCCTTCGAGGGGCTGCCGGGCGAGGGCGACTGGGTGGCCCTGCGCGAGCTGGTGCCCGCCGCCACCGTGGCGCTGCACCTCAAGGACGGACTGCCCGAGGGCGTTCCCTCGGTCACGCTCGCCACCGTGCTCCCCATGGCGTGGCCCGCACTGCGCCGCGAGGACGGTTCCGTGCTCCTCGGCCTCCAGAACGACACCCCGTCCGGCGACATCAGCCGGGACATGGCCGACACCCTCACGCGGGCGCTCACCGCGACACCGGGCAACCCGGTCGAGGCGCGCCGCGCGCCGGCGGACGGGCCGCGTCTGCAGGACCTGCTCGACCCCTCGGGTCCGTTCGAGCCCGCTGTGCACACCGGCTTCGAGTTCTGGGTGCCGGAGACGGACGGCGAGACCGCGCCCGATGTGGCCGCCTCACTCGAACGGGCCAACGAGGCCGCCATCCCCACCGTGCGGCTCACCGGCGTCGAGTCCGCCTACTGGTGCGAGACCCCGGACAAGAACCACCTGCGCTGGGTCATGCCCCATCCGGAGGAGGCGCTGCTCGACGCGCTCGCCCGGCTGCACGCGGCGGGCGAGTCCTCCTTGGGCGAAGGCACCAGGCTGGTCGGCTCGTTCCGCGCGCACGGCCTGACGGTGCCGGTCTGGGACCTGCCCACCGGTGTGGGCGCGGATGACATCGAGAAGCCCGCCGCGGCCTTCGCGGAGCGGCTCGACGCCGCTCTCGCCTCGTCGGCCACCCCGCTCACGGCGGACGAACGCAGGGCCCGCGGCGGCCTCACCAACCGCCAGGTGACGCTCAACTGA
- a CDS encoding glycerophosphodiester phosphodiesterase has translation MTHVRQHPTQVVAHRGASEDAPEHTLAAYVKAIEDGADALECDVRLTADGHLVCVHDRRVNRTSNGRGAVSALELADLAALDFGSWRGREDSEESPDRDPDGDPSTSSVLTLERLLELVTDTNASGRPLELAIETKHPTRWAGQVEERLLHLLKRFGLDTPEEPARSPVRVMSFSARSLHRVYAVAPTLPAVHLMQFASPRHREGRLPQGVRIAGPSIRIVRNHPAYVARMQRAGHRVHVWTVNNPADVELCVRLGVDAIITNRPRAVLDQLGRP, from the coding sequence GTGACCCACGTACGACAGCACCCGACTCAAGTCGTTGCCCATCGCGGGGCCTCAGAGGACGCCCCGGAGCACACCCTGGCGGCATACGTGAAAGCCATCGAGGACGGGGCCGACGCCCTCGAATGCGATGTACGCCTCACAGCGGACGGGCACCTGGTCTGTGTGCACGACAGGCGCGTCAACCGCACGTCGAACGGCCGCGGCGCCGTGTCCGCCCTCGAACTGGCCGACCTGGCCGCGCTGGACTTCGGTTCGTGGAGGGGCAGGGAGGACTCCGAGGAGTCCCCCGACCGGGACCCCGACGGCGATCCCTCGACCAGCTCGGTACTGACCCTGGAGCGGCTGCTCGAACTCGTCACCGACACCAACGCGTCGGGCAGGCCACTGGAGCTGGCCATCGAGACCAAACACCCCACCAGGTGGGCGGGCCAGGTCGAGGAACGCCTGCTCCACCTGCTGAAACGCTTCGGCCTCGACACCCCTGAGGAACCCGCGCGGTCGCCGGTACGGGTCATGAGCTTCTCCGCCCGCTCACTGCACCGGGTGTACGCGGTGGCACCCACCCTGCCCGCCGTCCACCTCATGCAGTTCGCCTCGCCGCGCCACCGCGAGGGACGGCTCCCGCAGGGCGTACGGATCGCGGGACCCAGCATCAGAATCGTCCGGAACCATCCCGCCTATGTGGCTCGAATGCAACGGGCCGGACACCGTGTCCACGTCTGGACGGTCAACAACCCGGCCGACGTCGAGCTGTGCGTCAGACTCGGCGTGGACGCCATCATCACCAACCGCCCCCGCGCCGTACTCGACCAGCTCGGCCGCCCCTGA
- a CDS encoding S1C family serine protease, protein MSTENEGNAVPPAPSAPPVPVDTPPASGDGAAQAPKTPAPSPDRPSGEVAAAPSASAEGAPGQEPTARQPVLGAGAGAEQAQAQAHQQGAPPPPAYPAPAPQGGASPHGGQGAPYGAPQPGVYGGEPGHPGQPGHPGQQPGAAGEWPPPPPPSVPSYAAGGGGGEWGASYQQPQRPPGPRRRGGLVAGVIVAALVAGGVGGGVGYWAAERGDNSTGSTTVSASDNPAVTKRDASSVAGIAQRALPSVVTIEAQGGNGEGSTGTGFVYDKQGHILTNNHVVASGASGGKLSATFSNGKKYDAEVVGRAEGYDVAVVKLKNASGLKPLALGKSDQVAVGDSTIAIGAPFGLSNTVTTGIVSAKNRPVASSDGASSKNSYMSALQTDASINPGNSGGPLLDARGAVIGINSAIQSGGGDGMGGSGQSGSVGLGFAIPINQAKNVADQLIKTGQPVYPLIGASVSLEEGAGGATISEQGPGGGAAVTKNGPADKAGLKSGDVITKLDDTVIDSGPTLIGEIWTHQPHDKVKITYKRGGSQHTVDLTLGQRKGDSDS, encoded by the coding sequence GTGAGCACCGAGAACGAGGGCAACGCGGTACCACCCGCCCCGTCTGCACCTCCCGTGCCGGTGGACACTCCCCCCGCCTCGGGCGATGGCGCCGCGCAGGCACCGAAGACGCCGGCACCGTCACCCGACCGGCCGAGCGGGGAAGTGGCCGCAGCCCCTTCCGCTTCCGCGGAGGGTGCTCCGGGACAGGAGCCGACGGCGCGTCAGCCCGTGCTGGGCGCCGGAGCGGGCGCGGAGCAGGCGCAAGCACAGGCACATCAGCAGGGGGCGCCGCCCCCGCCCGCCTATCCCGCGCCCGCCCCGCAGGGTGGCGCGTCCCCGCACGGGGGCCAGGGCGCTCCGTACGGTGCCCCGCAGCCCGGCGTGTACGGCGGTGAGCCGGGCCATCCGGGTCAGCCGGGCCACCCCGGTCAGCAGCCGGGCGCGGCGGGCGAGTGGCCGCCTCCGCCGCCTCCCTCGGTCCCCTCCTACGCGGCGGGCGGGGGCGGCGGCGAGTGGGGCGCGTCGTACCAGCAGCCGCAGCGGCCCCCCGGTCCCCGGCGGCGCGGCGGTCTGGTCGCGGGCGTGATCGTGGCCGCGCTGGTCGCGGGCGGAGTCGGCGGCGGCGTCGGCTACTGGGCGGCGGAGCGGGGCGACAACTCGACGGGTTCGACCACCGTGTCGGCCTCGGACAACCCGGCCGTCACGAAGCGCGACGCCAGCTCGGTGGCCGGGATCGCGCAGCGGGCACTGCCCAGCGTGGTGACGATCGAGGCGCAGGGCGGCAACGGCGAGGGCAGCACGGGCACCGGCTTCGTCTACGACAAGCAGGGTCACATCCTGACCAACAACCACGTCGTGGCCTCGGGGGCCAGTGGGGGCAAGCTCTCAGCGACCTTCTCCAACGGCAAGAAGTACGACGCGGAGGTCGTGGGCCGCGCCGAGGGTTACGACGTGGCCGTGGTGAAGCTGAAGAACGCGTCGGGGCTCAAGCCGCTGGCGCTCGGCAAGTCCGATCAGGTGGCGGTCGGCGACTCGACGATCGCGATCGGCGCCCCCTTCGGCCTGTCGAACACGGTCACCACCGGCATCGTCAGCGCAAAGAACCGCCCGGTGGCCTCGTCGGACGGCGCGAGCAGCAAGAACTCGTACATGAGCGCGCTCCAGACGGACGCCTCGATAAACCCGGGCAACTCGGGCGGCCCGCTGCTCGATGCGCGGGGCGCGGTGATCGGCATCAACTCCGCGATCCAGTCGGGCGGCGGCGACGGCATGGGCGGCTCGGGCCAGTCCGGTTCCGTCGGCCTCGGTTTCGCGATCCCGATCAACCAGGCGAAGAACGTGGCGGACCAGCTCATCAAGACCGGCCAGCCGGTCTACCCGCTGATCGGCGCGTCGGTCTCGCTCGAAGAGGGCGCGGGTGGCGCGACGATCTCGGAACAGGGCCCCGGCGGCGGCGCGGCCGTCACCAAGAACGGTCCCGCGGACAAGGCGGGGCTGAAGTCGGGCGACGTGATCACCAAGCTGGACGACACGGTGATCGACAGCGGGCCGACCCTGATCGGCGAGATCTGGACGCACCAGCCGCACGACAAGGTCAAGATCACTTACAAGCGTGGCGGCAGCCAGCACACGGTTGATCTCACTTTGGGCCAGCGCAAGGGCGACAGCGACAGCTGA
- a CDS encoding bifunctional DNA primase/polymerase: protein MREILGRRRRLLSGRKAGQSELFDAALTFATAWQWPVLPGAGLGHAARTGGARPGTPDPTLPAAAGPSAPHTATPAGPGRPEPSAAHARPPATSGAAGAKATGPRGRGCGCGCPDPECSVPGAHPFDPGLLAATTDARMIRWWWTNRPSAPIVLATGGAAPCAVSLPAEAGARALAALDHRGMRVGPVVATPERWAVLVAPYSLERLGELLYAKAFVPGSLRFHGDGGYLALPPSRTGAGEVRWERGPLPGSAAPWLPDVEAVVDAMVDALTRTGVSAPEL from the coding sequence ATGCGCGAGATCCTCGGAAGGCGACGCAGGCTCCTGTCCGGGCGAAAGGCCGGGCAGTCTGAGTTGTTCGACGCGGCCCTGACCTTCGCCACGGCGTGGCAGTGGCCGGTACTCCCAGGAGCGGGCCTCGGCCACGCCGCCAGGACCGGCGGCGCGCGCCCCGGCACTCCGGATCCCACACTCCCGGCCGCCGCGGGCCCCTCGGCACCGCACACCGCGACACCGGCGGGGCCCGGCAGGCCGGAGCCCTCCGCCGCACACGCCCGCCCACCCGCGACCTCGGGGGCGGCGGGGGCGAAGGCGACGGGGCCACGAGGGCGTGGCTGTGGCTGCGGCTGCCCCGACCCCGAGTGCTCGGTACCGGGCGCCCACCCCTTCGATCCCGGACTGCTCGCGGCCACCACCGACGCGCGCATGATCCGCTGGTGGTGGACCAACCGTCCCTCCGCGCCCATCGTCCTGGCCACGGGCGGCGCCGCCCCGTGCGCGGTCAGCCTGCCCGCGGAGGCCGGTGCCCGCGCCCTCGCCGCGCTCGACCACCGGGGGATGCGCGTGGGCCCCGTGGTCGCGACACCGGAACGCTGGGCGGTGCTCGTCGCGCCGTACTCGCTCGAACGGCTCGGCGAACTCCTCTACGCCAAGGCGTTCGTCCCCGGTTCGCTGCGATTCCACGGCGACGGCGGTTACCTCGCGTTGCCTCCTTCGCGCACCGGGGCGGGCGAGGTGCGCTGGGAGCGGGGGCCGCTGCCCGGTTCCGCCGCGCCCTGGCTGCCCGATGTGGAGGCCGTGGTGGACGCGATGGTCGACGCCCTCACTCGTACGGGTGTGAGCGCACCCGAGTTGTAG